In Paenibacillus sp. FSL R7-0345, a single window of DNA contains:
- a CDS encoding metalloregulator ArsR/SmtB family transcription factor, protein MNLHIHEQLDPVFETMGLLYVSYQPAYRKIMIEDLEQFGLDGEAFYNKHLKIMDKYISSFTKHRKTDDNSVFFFNEDTTDFFLLLQVLLSENPEWLTSLKATAETAVQDKILKTINEMPAMQSHSPRESALSSIQSLPEVISFLNGSPLGESTKWKLMTLLHQPREHLHTLIEIVKMNLPAFEKALREVEKQVSKLIPAYVQSIKRQQDEQFITFLEMSDDENPAVYPALILPLGQMVLSGNHYYGLYLDMLPIASKQHSDSRELLLLRMKALADSSKLQILASLKISPKYNLEIADQLGLTAATMSHHMNVLLACGMVRVEKNNGRVYYHLHTENLHELIADLQQFLL, encoded by the coding sequence ATGAACCTGCACATTCATGAACAGCTGGACCCGGTCTTTGAAACGATGGGATTATTGTATGTAAGCTATCAGCCGGCTTACCGGAAAATTATGATTGAAGACCTTGAACAGTTCGGTCTGGATGGCGAAGCCTTTTACAACAAGCACCTGAAAATAATGGATAAATACATCAGCAGCTTCACCAAACACCGGAAAACGGATGATAACTCTGTATTCTTTTTTAATGAGGATACTACCGACTTTTTCTTGCTTCTGCAAGTATTGCTTAGTGAAAATCCGGAGTGGCTTACTTCATTGAAGGCGACAGCTGAGACGGCCGTTCAGGATAAAATATTGAAGACGATTAACGAAATGCCAGCAATGCAGAGTCACTCTCCCCGGGAATCAGCCCTGTCGTCCATTCAGTCACTTCCGGAAGTGATCAGCTTTCTTAACGGAAGTCCGCTGGGTGAATCAACCAAATGGAAGCTGATGACACTGCTGCACCAGCCGCGTGAACACCTCCATACTCTTATAGAAATTGTAAAAATGAATCTGCCGGCTTTTGAAAAAGCCCTCCGGGAGGTTGAGAAGCAGGTCAGCAAGCTGATCCCTGCATACGTTCAATCCATTAAACGGCAACAGGATGAGCAATTTATTACGTTTCTGGAAATGTCAGATGATGAGAACCCGGCGGTTTATCCCGCCCTGATCCTGCCGCTTGGTCAGATGGTGTTATCCGGCAATCATTATTACGGGTTATACTTGGATATGCTCCCGATTGCCAGCAAGCAGCATTCTGATTCGAGAGAGCTTTTACTGCTGCGGATGAAGGCACTGGCCGACAGCAGTAAACTGCAGATTCTAGCCTCCCTTAAAATAAGTCCCAAATACAATCTGGAGATTGCCGACCAGCTCGGACTGACAGCAGCGACGATGTCTCATCATATGAACGTCCTGCTTGCCTGCGGAATGGTCCGGGTCGAAAAAAACAACGGCAGAGTATATTATCATCTCCATACTGAGAACCTGCATGAGCTGATCGCTGATCTGCAGCAGTTTCTTTTATAG
- a CDS encoding ABC transporter ATP-binding protein: protein MKHALTHNKLLLAVTLVFSMIAAAAGVLIALVLQKVIDAALQGDMQLFQRILLVSIVYVLLLCLTGFIHSLCSKALVRNVTVSIRKRIFSGVLYKKTADFKAANTADYLSALTNDIKLVIENVLQPLLHTFQNAVIFTASLIVLLSLSPLITLILAIGMILMFTIPWLFGKLLQSRLNAVSSEMSRFTAHIKDLLAGYEVIRSFGLKKQSERGFQQANQNAAKVGFAADRLFAANESISEALAIFSQLTVMFVAAYLIITGHISAGSLVALVQLSGGLVGPVLVIMQNIPKIRSMKPILERIEELAREAVQPSEAAPYKLAFEHSLEARQLSFSYHQGQPVLKNINFKLHKGKKIALIGPSGCGKSTLVKLLSGYYEDYDGSVLLDGIELSALDSESMLLLTSMIHQNVFLFDSDIKHNICLDEPFPEKVLEAALRSSSLYSYVRQLPEGLSTVVGENGSQLSGGQRQRIAVARALIRSKPVLILDEGTSAVDRQTAYEIESSLMALPELTLITITHNLNDELLEQYDEIWFMEDGRITESGSLKEMQAQGGSFSRFYQRKAPGLQTADSSLAY, encoded by the coding sequence ATGAAACATGCTTTGACCCATAACAAGCTTCTGCTGGCTGTAACCCTGGTGTTCAGTATGATTGCCGCAGCTGCCGGTGTGCTGATTGCTCTTGTTCTGCAAAAGGTAATTGATGCCGCCCTCCAGGGAGATATGCAGCTTTTCCAGCGTATTCTGCTGGTGTCCATTGTTTATGTGCTGTTGCTTTGCCTGACCGGATTCATCCATTCTTTATGCAGTAAGGCTCTTGTCCGCAATGTTACTGTATCGATCAGGAAACGGATATTCAGCGGTGTGCTCTACAAAAAAACAGCTGACTTCAAAGCGGCCAATACCGCAGATTATCTGTCAGCACTGACCAATGACATCAAGCTGGTTATCGAAAATGTGCTTCAGCCTCTCCTGCATACCTTTCAAAACGCCGTTATTTTTACAGCCTCTCTGATTGTTCTCCTCTCATTAAGCCCGCTGATAACTCTTATTCTCGCGATCGGCATGATTCTGATGTTCACGATCCCTTGGCTGTTCGGAAAGCTGCTGCAGAGCAGGCTCAATGCCGTATCTTCTGAGATGTCCCGGTTCACTGCACATATTAAAGATCTTCTGGCCGGATATGAAGTGATCCGTTCCTTTGGCCTTAAAAAACAGAGTGAACGGGGATTTCAGCAGGCCAATCAGAATGCCGCCAAGGTCGGCTTTGCTGCGGACCGGCTGTTTGCTGCGAATGAAAGCATATCGGAGGCACTGGCTATATTCAGCCAGCTTACCGTCATGTTCGTTGCAGCCTACCTGATCATCACCGGTCATATTTCTGCCGGCAGCCTGGTTGCACTGGTCCAGCTAAGCGGCGGACTGGTCGGCCCTGTGCTCGTCATCATGCAGAATATTCCCAAGATCAGAAGCATGAAGCCGATCCTTGAACGTATTGAAGAGCTGGCCAGGGAAGCTGTGCAGCCTTCAGAAGCTGCCCCGTATAAGCTTGCGTTTGAACATTCTTTAGAGGCGCGTCAGCTCAGCTTCAGCTATCACCAGGGTCAACCCGTCCTCAAGAATATTAATTTCAAGCTGCACAAAGGAAAAAAAATCGCCCTTATCGGACCTAGCGGCTGCGGGAAATCAACGCTCGTTAAGCTGCTCAGCGGGTATTACGAAGACTATGACGGTTCTGTCTTATTGGACGGTATTGAACTATCAGCGCTGGACAGCGAATCCATGCTTCTTTTAACATCTATGATTCATCAGAATGTATTTCTATTCGACTCAGACATTAAGCACAACATCTGTCTGGATGAACCATTTCCAGAAAAGGTACTGGAAGCGGCACTCCGCAGCAGCAGTCTGTATTCTTATGTCCGGCAGCTGCCGGAAGGTCTGTCTACTGTTGTCGGAGAAAACGGTTCACAGCTCTCAGGCGGCCAGCGCCAGCGGATTGCTGTAGCCCGGGCACTGATCCGCAGCAAACCGGTCCTGATCCTGGATGAAGGAACATCTGCTGTCGACAGGCAGACTGCATATGAGATTGAGAGCAGCCTAATGGCCCTGCCGGAGCTTACGTTAATCACCATCACGCATAATCTGAATGACGAGCTGCTAGAGCAATATGACGAGATTTGGTTTATGGAGGACGGCAGGATTACGGAGAGTGGCAGCTTAAAGGAAATGCAGGCACAAGGAGGTAGCTTCAGCCGCTTTTATCAAAGAAAAGCACCCGGTCTTCAAACCGCTGACAGTTCACTAGCCTATTAA
- a CDS encoding glycoside hydrolase family 13 protein — translation MDLASFYHEPKGSFSYAYDTETLHIRIKTKKDDLKSVTVLAMDPFNWKPVSKDSHVYEFAVDQMQRVEMKKEYVTRYHDCWFAELTGFNWRRIKYAFVLDDGNECCFAGCQRFTALERDWTPPKDYTNYYNYPYILEEDLYAAPEWVPDTVWYQIFPDRFNRSVTAAPSEDILEWGSDQLDGNGKKFGGNLQGISEKLDYIRDLGCTGIYFTPLFDSPSSHKYDTRDYFRIDPSFGDNEAFGKMVDEAHKRGIRVMLDAVFNHCGYEHPFWQDVLKNGRRSPYYDYFYILDGDKEIVPDTELAAKEGYYFGEHLNYRTFAYTEMMPKWNTSNPAAREYLISAAVYWTERYNIDGWRLDVANEVSHDFWREFRKRIKGINREIYILGENWLYSNPWLQGDQFDAVMNYEFTWPVTRFFGTTLPAEEQYTAQDFKYAINQLLFSYPKHVARNMFNPLDSHDTARILHFCGDNTELVKLTYVFLLTYGGSPSIYYGGEVGLSGDEHHNRQCMPWNPEQQNLDLYDTVRRLIGLRRQNPLFREIDLEWLSAGESEETVIYKKSAGGAALYVLLHNSADAAVVKLPDQLQNRSLRDLYNGLELATASEVRMEPYSFLLLADGE, via the coding sequence ATGGATTTAGCTTCTTTTTATCATGAGCCAAAAGGCTCTTTCTCGTATGCCTACGATACTGAAACACTGCATATCCGCATCAAAACTAAAAAAGACGACTTGAAGTCGGTCACTGTACTGGCGATGGACCCGTTCAACTGGAAGCCGGTGTCCAAAGATTCGCATGTCTATGAATTTGCTGTAGATCAGATGCAGCGGGTGGAGATGAAAAAGGAATATGTGACCCGATACCATGACTGCTGGTTTGCCGAGCTTACCGGGTTTAACTGGAGAAGAATTAAATACGCTTTTGTGCTGGATGACGGCAATGAGTGCTGCTTCGCAGGCTGCCAGCGCTTTACGGCGCTTGAGCGGGACTGGACTCCGCCTAAGGACTATACGAACTACTATAATTATCCGTACATTTTGGAAGAAGACCTGTATGCAGCGCCGGAATGGGTTCCGGATACAGTATGGTACCAGATTTTCCCTGACCGGTTCAACCGCAGCGTCACTGCAGCTCCTTCTGAAGATATTCTGGAATGGGGCAGTGACCAGCTTGACGGCAACGGTAAAAAGTTTGGCGGTAACCTGCAGGGAATCAGCGAAAAGCTTGATTATATCCGCGATCTGGGCTGCACCGGAATCTACTTTACCCCCCTGTTTGATTCACCAAGCTCCCATAAATATGATACAAGGGATTATTTTAGGATTGATCCGAGCTTCGGCGACAATGAGGCTTTCGGTAAAATGGTGGATGAAGCGCATAAACGGGGCATTCGCGTGATGCTGGATGCGGTGTTCAATCACTGCGGCTATGAGCATCCGTTCTGGCAGGACGTGCTGAAGAATGGCCGGCGTTCGCCATATTATGACTATTTTTATATACTGGATGGAGATAAGGAGATTGTTCCTGACACGGAGTTAGCCGCAAAGGAAGGCTATTATTTCGGAGAGCACCTGAATTACAGGACGTTTGCTTATACAGAGATGATGCCCAAATGGAATACCAGCAATCCGGCTGCGCGCGAATATCTGATCAGTGCGGCCGTTTACTGGACGGAGCGTTATAACATTGACGGCTGGAGACTGGACGTGGCCAATGAGGTGTCTCATGATTTCTGGCGGGAATTCCGCAAAAGAATCAAGGGCATTAACCGGGAGATTTATATCCTCGGTGAAAACTGGCTCTATTCCAATCCGTGGCTGCAGGGCGATCAGTTCGATGCGGTGATGAACTATGAATTCACCTGGCCGGTTACCCGTTTCTTCGGCACTACACTTCCGGCGGAAGAACAGTACACAGCTCAGGATTTCAAGTATGCAATTAACCAGCTGCTATTCAGCTACCCCAAGCATGTAGCACGCAATATGTTCAATCCGCTGGACAGTCATGATACGGCGCGGATTCTGCATTTTTGCGGAGACAACACGGAGCTGGTTAAGCTTACTTATGTTTTTCTGCTGACGTATGGCGGATCTCCAAGTATTTATTACGGCGGGGAAGTGGGGCTCAGCGGCGACGAGCATCATAACCGGCAGTGTATGCCCTGGAACCCGGAGCAGCAAAACCTGGATTTGTACGATACCGTACGCAGGCTGATCGGACTCCGGCGGCAGAACCCGCTTTTCAGGGAAATTGATCTGGAATGGCTGTCTGCCGGGGAAAGTGAAGAAACAGTGATTTATAAAAAATCCGCCGGCGGCGCTGCCTTGTACGTGCTGCTTCACAACTCGGCCGATGCTGCTGTTGTTAAGCTGCCTGATCAGCTGCAAAACCGGAGCTTAAGAGATTTGTATAACGGACTGGAGCTGGCAACCGCTTCGGAAGTCCGCATGGAGCCTTATTCCTTCCTGCTGCTGGCAGACGGGGAGTAG
- a CDS encoding GNAT family N-acetyltransferase produces the protein MQFPVVNDKVMAQIRQSEIDFLASRIESIAERDENPEGVEIRRFGKATAFYIRTMPWSIFNSVKGLTDDEEDQIGEWIRFYREREFQVDVDPYHCSARLLTALRANGLGQTGFHSVLYGLPLKEPPTPPSNIEIIEIREQSHFDAYAEIHCLGSGMPLTAKPHFINNNIGLLNRTGWKLFLALLDNVPAGVAAMHINGSVASCALAATAPDFRNRGIQTALLRQRLYTAHEAGCRLVAAQAAFGSLSQNNMERTGFRIAWTRSIWSLI, from the coding sequence GTGCAATTTCCGGTTGTCAATGACAAGGTTATGGCCCAAATCCGGCAATCCGAAATCGATTTCCTTGCTTCCAGAATAGAGTCCATTGCTGAACGGGATGAAAATCCGGAGGGTGTTGAAATCAGAAGGTTTGGTAAAGCGACTGCTTTTTACATAAGGACTATGCCCTGGAGTATATTTAATTCGGTAAAAGGGTTAACAGATGATGAAGAGGATCAGATAGGGGAATGGATCCGGTTCTACCGTGAACGGGAATTCCAGGTTGATGTTGATCCGTATCATTGCAGTGCCAGACTGCTTACAGCGTTAAGAGCTAACGGTCTGGGCCAGACAGGATTTCATTCTGTGTTATACGGCTTGCCTCTAAAAGAGCCGCCAACCCCGCCGTCCAATATTGAAATCATTGAAATCCGGGAACAGTCACACTTTGACGCTTATGCTGAAATACATTGTCTCGGCTCGGGTATGCCGCTTACTGCCAAGCCTCATTTTATTAACAACAACATCGGATTGCTGAACAGGACTGGATGGAAGCTGTTCCTGGCACTGCTTGATAATGTACCTGCCGGAGTGGCGGCGATGCATATCAATGGCAGTGTTGCGTCATGCGCACTGGCTGCGACTGCGCCTGATTTCCGCAACCGGGGCATACAGACTGCACTGCTGCGGCAGAGGTTGTACACCGCGCATGAAGCAGGCTGTAGGTTAGTTGCTGCACAAGCCGCCTTCGGATCGTTAAGCCAGAACAATATGGAGCGGACAGGCTTCCGGATCGCCTGGACACGCTCGATCTGGAGTCTAATCTAA